One window of the Gordonia crocea genome contains the following:
- a CDS encoding NAD-dependent epimerase/dehydratase family protein has product MRVLITGATGFVGGWTADAIARRGHQIRFLVRNPDKLARAAAFFGFDADDAVVGDITDEAGVARALQGCDAVVHAAAEVALHGTDADGERALVQRNLAGARNVIGGAVRAGIDPVVHVSSIAALWTPTTAVMHGDLPVTGGAGAYGQAKTAVEVYVRSLQDEGAPVAIVYPTGVAGPSAAGHRGEAGDGVRTLAGVGVLGRTAGLTLVDVRDLADLHVRLLEPGHGPRRILAGGHRIIGADLARALRHASGRHTRYVPIPNRALLGIGRLADRFRSLVPAGVDQLSESAAQYLLYPPIPDNSAAASLGATFRPATETIDAVFDDD; this is encoded by the coding sequence GTGCGCGTCCTGATCACCGGTGCCACCGGATTCGTCGGCGGCTGGACCGCCGACGCGATCGCCCGCCGCGGCCACCAGATCCGCTTCCTCGTGCGCAACCCCGACAAGCTGGCCCGCGCCGCAGCCTTTTTCGGGTTCGACGCCGACGACGCCGTGGTCGGCGACATCACCGACGAGGCCGGCGTCGCCCGGGCCCTGCAGGGCTGCGACGCCGTGGTGCACGCGGCCGCCGAGGTCGCCCTGCACGGCACCGACGCCGACGGGGAGCGGGCCCTGGTGCAGCGCAATCTCGCGGGCGCGCGCAACGTGATCGGCGGGGCCGTGCGGGCGGGCATCGACCCGGTCGTGCACGTGTCGAGCATCGCCGCGCTGTGGACCCCGACGACGGCGGTCATGCACGGCGACCTGCCGGTCACCGGGGGCGCCGGCGCCTACGGGCAGGCCAAGACCGCGGTGGAGGTCTACGTCCGCTCGCTGCAGGACGAGGGAGCACCCGTCGCCATCGTCTACCCCACCGGCGTCGCCGGCCCGTCGGCCGCCGGGCACCGCGGGGAGGCCGGCGACGGCGTGCGCACCCTCGCCGGCGTCGGGGTGCTGGGCCGCACCGCCGGGCTGACCCTCGTCGACGTCCGCGACCTGGCCGACCTGCACGTCCGCCTGCTCGAACCCGGGCACGGCCCGCGCCGCATCCTGGCCGGCGGGCACCGGATCATCGGCGCCGACCTCGCCCGGGCGCTGCGCCACGCCTCGGGGCGGCACACCCGCTACGTGCCGATCCCCAACCGCGCGCTGCTCGGGATCGGCCGGCTCGCCGACCGCTTCCGCTCGCTGGTCCCGGCCGGCGTCGACCAACTCAGCGAATCCGCCGCCCAGTACCTGCTCTACCCGCCGATCCCCGACAACAGCGCCGCGGCGTCGCTCGGCGCCACCTTCCGGCCGGCGACCGAGACGATCGACGCGGTGTTCGACGACGACTGA
- a CDS encoding NADPH:quinone oxidoreductase family protein — MKAQVLREESGPDGLELVDVDDPRPGPGQYLVDIKACGVCFPDVLMSHGKYQMRPPLPFTPGTEVAGVVREAPEGGQYRVGDKVLVFAGIGGFSEQMVAVPEQMLPQPEGLSFAEGAAMGINFQTAIFALKLRAHTAPGEVVGVLGAAGGVGAASIRVAKAMGAKVIAIVHRTGAEQMLRDAGADEVVQLTEGWGEKVKDLSDGGVDVMIDPVGGEVFDDALRTVAPDGRYVVIGFAAGGIPTVKLNRVLFRNIDIVGAAWGEYIRTHPGVPAMLHDELTEMIADGLRPPVDTTYPLAELPQALRDLEGGKVFGKAVVVVAD; from the coding sequence ATGAAGGCTCAGGTGCTGCGTGAAGAATCCGGTCCGGACGGGCTCGAGCTCGTCGACGTCGACGATCCCCGGCCCGGACCAGGGCAGTACCTCGTCGACATCAAGGCGTGCGGCGTCTGTTTCCCCGACGTCCTGATGAGCCACGGCAAGTACCAGATGCGCCCGCCGCTGCCGTTCACGCCGGGCACCGAGGTCGCCGGCGTGGTGCGCGAGGCGCCCGAGGGCGGTCAGTACCGGGTGGGCGACAAGGTGCTCGTGTTCGCCGGGATCGGCGGGTTCTCCGAGCAGATGGTCGCGGTCCCCGAGCAGATGCTGCCCCAACCCGAGGGCCTCAGTTTCGCCGAGGGCGCGGCCATGGGCATCAACTTCCAGACCGCGATCTTCGCGCTGAAGCTGCGCGCGCACACCGCCCCGGGCGAGGTGGTCGGCGTCCTCGGCGCGGCCGGCGGCGTCGGCGCGGCGTCGATCCGCGTCGCCAAGGCGATGGGCGCCAAGGTCATCGCCATCGTGCACCGCACCGGGGCCGAGCAGATGCTGCGCGACGCCGGTGCCGACGAGGTCGTGCAACTCACCGAGGGCTGGGGCGAGAAGGTCAAGGATCTCTCCGACGGCGGCGTCGACGTCATGATCGACCCGGTCGGCGGCGAGGTCTTCGACGACGCGCTGCGGACCGTCGCCCCCGACGGCCGCTACGTCGTCATCGGATTCGCCGCGGGCGGGATCCCGACGGTCAAGCTCAACCGGGTGCTGTTCCGCAACATCGACATCGTCGGCGCCGCGTGGGGCGAGTACATCCGCACCCACCCCGGCGTCCCGGCGATGCTGCATGACGAGCTCACCGAGATGATCGCCGACGGCCTGCGCCCGCCGGTCGACACCACCTATCCGCTCGCCGAACTGCCGCAGGCCCTGCGCGACCTCGAAGGCGGCAAGGTCTTCGGCAAGGCCGTCGTCGTGGTCGCGGACTGA
- a CDS encoding amidohydrolase family protein: MCSDDDVTTPFSPADAAAVRALWEPLGLPGVIDIHTHFMPGNVMDKVWAYFDSAGPLLGRDWPITYRADEQARVDGLEAFGVRAFTSMIYAHKPDMAAWLNSWAVDFAAREPRCLHTSTFYPEPGAAQYTAAAIEAGTRIFKVHVQVGDFSPSDPLLDPVWGLVADAGLPVIIHCGSGPAPGRHTGPGPVADVLSRFPGLRLIIAHMGTVEYLDFLDLAERYENIGLDTTMSFTDFAEADAPYPREALPRVRALGAKVFWGSDYPNIPYRYAHGIEALIRLDLGDDWLRRVLHDNAAQLFGL; encoded by the coding sequence GTGTGTTCCGACGATGACGTGACGACACCGTTCTCCCCGGCCGACGCCGCTGCTGTCCGAGCGTTGTGGGAGCCGCTCGGGCTGCCCGGGGTGATCGACATCCACACCCACTTCATGCCGGGCAATGTGATGGACAAGGTCTGGGCCTACTTCGACTCGGCCGGCCCGCTGCTGGGCCGGGATTGGCCGATCACCTACCGCGCCGACGAGCAGGCCCGCGTCGACGGTCTCGAGGCGTTCGGGGTGCGCGCGTTCACGTCGATGATCTACGCCCACAAACCCGACATGGCCGCGTGGTTGAACTCGTGGGCCGTCGACTTCGCCGCCCGCGAGCCGCGCTGCCTGCACACCTCGACCTTCTACCCGGAGCCCGGCGCGGCGCAGTACACCGCGGCGGCGATCGAGGCGGGGACGCGCATTTTCAAAGTGCACGTGCAGGTCGGCGACTTCTCCCCGTCCGACCCGCTGCTCGACCCTGTCTGGGGACTCGTCGCCGACGCCGGCCTGCCGGTCATCATCCACTGCGGCTCGGGTCCGGCGCCGGGTCGGCACACCGGCCCCGGGCCGGTCGCCGACGTGTTGTCCCGGTTCCCCGGACTGCGGTTGATCATCGCGCACATGGGGACCGTTGAGTACCTCGACTTCCTCGACCTCGCGGAGCGCTACGAGAACATCGGGTTGGACACGACGATGAGCTTCACCGACTTCGCCGAAGCGGATGCGCCGTACCCCCGCGAGGCACTGCCCCGAGTGAGAGCCTTGGGCGCCAAGGTTTTCTGGGGATCAGACTACCCCAACATCCCCTACCGCTACGCCCACGGCATCGAGGCGCTGATCCGGCTCGACCTCGGCGACGACTGGCTGCGCCGCGTCCTGCACGACAACGCCGCGCAGTTGTTCGGGCTCTGA
- a CDS encoding acyl-CoA dehydrogenase family protein: protein MPVDRLLPTDEAHDLIALTREIADKALLPIVDDYEKTETYPAQAFATLGEAGLLSLPYPSEWGGGDQPYEVYLQVLEEIAARWAAVAVAVSVHSLACHPLMAFGSDEQKQRWLPDMLGGATIGAYSLSEPQAGSDAAALVCKAEPVDGGYSLTGTKAWVTHGGVADFYNVFARTGEGSKGISCFLVPKDTEGLAFGQPEEKMGLTAVPTTAVFYDAAFVPAERRIGDEGQGLSIAFSALDSGRLGIAAVAVGIAQAALDEAAAYANERTAFGSAIIEHQGLAFLLADMAAAVDSARATYLDAARRRDAGLPYSRQASVAKLIATDAAMKVTTDAVQVFGGYGYTRDYRVERLMREAKITQIFEGTNQIQRLVIGRTLVQK, encoded by the coding sequence ATGCCGGTCGACCGCCTCCTGCCCACCGACGAGGCCCACGACCTCATCGCGCTGACCCGCGAGATCGCCGACAAGGCCCTGCTGCCGATCGTCGACGACTACGAGAAGACCGAGACGTACCCGGCGCAGGCCTTCGCCACCCTGGGCGAGGCCGGGCTGTTGAGCCTGCCGTACCCATCGGAGTGGGGCGGTGGCGATCAGCCGTACGAGGTGTACCTGCAGGTCCTCGAGGAGATCGCGGCGCGCTGGGCGGCGGTCGCGGTCGCGGTCAGCGTGCACAGCCTCGCCTGTCACCCGCTGATGGCCTTCGGTTCCGACGAGCAGAAGCAACGCTGGCTGCCCGACATGCTCGGCGGTGCCACCATCGGCGCCTACAGCCTCTCCGAGCCACAGGCCGGATCGGATGCCGCGGCGTTGGTGTGCAAGGCCGAACCGGTCGACGGCGGCTACTCGCTCACCGGCACCAAGGCGTGGGTCACCCACGGCGGGGTCGCCGACTTCTACAACGTCTTCGCGCGCACCGGCGAGGGATCCAAGGGTATTTCGTGCTTCCTGGTCCCCAAGGACACCGAGGGCCTGGCCTTCGGGCAACCCGAGGAGAAGATGGGGCTGACCGCGGTCCCGACGACGGCCGTGTTCTACGACGCGGCGTTCGTTCCCGCCGAGCGGCGGATCGGCGACGAGGGGCAAGGATTGTCGATTGCGTTCAGCGCACTGGACTCCGGTCGGCTCGGCATTGCGGCGGTGGCCGTCGGTATTGCGCAGGCAGCTCTCGACGAGGCGGCCGCCTACGCCAACGAGCGGACCGCGTTCGGCTCGGCGATCATCGAACATCAGGGGCTGGCGTTCCTGCTGGCCGATATGGCTGCGGCCGTCGACTCGGCCCGGGCGACCTATCTCGACGCCGCCCGTCGACGCGACGCCGGGCTGCCGTATTCCCGACAGGCGTCGGTCGCCAAGCTCATTGCCACCGACGCCGCGATGAAGGTCACCACCGACGCGGTCCAGGTCTTCGGGGGTTACGGCTATACCCGCGACTACCGCGTGGAGCGGCTGATGCGCGAAGCCAAGATCACCCAGATCTTCGAGGGCACCAACCAGATTCAGCGCCTGGTGATCGGCCGCACGCTCGTCCAGAAGTAG